TCGTTGCGTAAATTGATGCTTCTCACTTCTGGCTTTGTAGAGGTTTTGGGGTTACGTTTCGCATTTTCTCTGCGATACCTGGAAATTACGTCCCGCACCTTGTCTTCTATTGGGAAAACCCAACATGGAAATTTCACTACTTTCGAAAACCCCGACGGAGCTTCAACGGAAACAATGACAGCATCCAGCACATTCAGAGCATTTCTAAGCTTACAATAAGATCTGTGACAGGACAAGACGTTACTTTAACGACACGGACAACACGTGCCAATCGCAACTTAATCTCCTTACATGGTGGTAGGGATTTGGATCGCTTCGACATCGTTATCTCCTATGAAAAATTAAGTTCCAAAGAGGAATGGTTAAATTATGAAGCAGAATGTGCttgatttcaaatgaaatataGGAGAATTTTCAGGCTTACTTTTCGGTTTAGAAAATTATCGATTCGTTCCGGATGTCGTGAATATTCGATATTCTGAAATCAAAGATTAATCACTAATGGTACATCAAATGTCGAAGGGAAACTGTTACTATGGATGCAGTGAGCTTTTCAGCCGAAAACAGAATAGTCAGCTATGTCggcagaaaacagaaacaatagAGGATTCTAAGTGCTTCCATCGTCTTGAATGTACACGCGATCGGAAGCAAAAAAGTCCGAAGTTGCTGATCAAGAATGTAAATGGCAACCAATCGCGCCGAATGAGTCCCCAATATAAGAGGAAAGCTGCTTTTTATGTACGTGAAAGTACACTACATATTTATAATTGGAAACAATCTGGATGTCGCGTAGCCCCGTGTATACAGTAACCACAGCAATTGTTCAAaggataacaaaaacaaacaaataatgaatCTGCATTTCTAAGAAAGTATCAGGTAGTAAATTCTGCAAACATTTTGTTTACGACCACGCTCTCTAAAGCTTTACTCATCAAAATACCACAAAATACCAAATAGTAACTTGAAGTTTCTAATGACCATACGATAGACACGTCGTGCTTCCTACCAAACAGTAGAACATGATTGATACGTTGACGTAACAGAATAATTCAGTTTTCACGGAATCTTTCTCGGATAAATTTTCTTGGGAGAGATGAAAAACTATTGAGAATACTTCAGATTGATCAACCCCAACCCTCTGTTCTTTATACATAAGTTCCGATTCCGATAGGGTTCCGATTCCGATCGTGGAATTTAAGTCGCGCTCGAACCTCCTCGGAAAGCCTTCACGAAGTTAAACGACAGGTTGAGTGCCTTTCTGGATAAATGGAATGAATGCGGCTGATTGCAACAGCTGAGAACGTGAGTTTGCAGCGTTGCTCAAGAACGCTCCAGATATATATCAGTTTCTTAGAAACCCCTGTAGATACCAGCTTAGAAGCAGCGTATCACCGAATTGACGAAGCGAGAAAACCTGGTAGGTAACATGGAGTttgaggtgtagattacggataTGAGCCTGCACCCGCTCAACtcctcctaatcgtcgtgaagaACAACGCGGGGGAAAGCGTTTGCTTTTACGAGGCACATGAGAACGCTCCACCCTAGTGCACGCGTCgtgtccacgagcgagcggccaaaaatcaatgtggtctcctcagcagcctactcaAGTAAAACGGATGAATAAactgctgaggggactggagcgtgtacaaggagGCGCTAACGTATCTCGTGGGGAAAAAACTCCGATCTCAcgcctttttttcaggacgattaaagGGAACGCACAAATTGAGCGTTGACACGCAcaaattcgtaatctacacctcggTTTCCGTGTTTTCCATCAGGTCTCCACacaccgtcaatttcttgatacgctgccttcgaTGTGATAGCTCTTTAAAGTTATTTTCCTCGAAACTACAAAAGTCCACATTACAAGGAAGGCGTGGGAAATCGGCCAAAGCTACTGTTTTGGTAAAGATAAttctgaggagaaaaaagtagaagcgCAGAGGAAAACATACAAAACCGAACAAAATTCCTTGGTTAGTACTTTCGAGTACCGCAAAAAACTAACAGCAGTGATTCCTGCGACGATAGTTGCaattaaatagaaatatttacaGTATTCATGATATTCGTGAATGGTTAGTAATTCTTGAGACCAGAGATCATATCCGAGCAATGCGTGGCCAGCGATTGTAGCAGAGGTCCATACACTAAGTAGTGGATGCAAACGCTGCTGAGAGCACAGATGCATAATATGAGTGTAGATTTTGCACCGAGTGTGAGGTGCATTACGAAGGGACGTCTCGAGTGTACAAGGATCAGTAGTCTCCGTGATGACAGCAGATTATGAATGTGCGGCGGGATGTTGCTTGTTTCGAGGATATTCTACGATGACTGTGCGTTCCCGCCATCGTTGGCGGATTAGCGCTTAGCTTAGCAGCAAATCCCGGCCACATAGTTGTTAATCGAATGCAAAATCCAAACATGTTAGCATACAGAGCAATTCATTGTTTGAATTTGGAAAGTGCGCCGAAGCtgcaaactttttgaaaaaattcctatAATCCCTAGTGCCCTTAGTTCAATTGCGCTAATGTCGGAATTAGACATTTCACGATTTGTGAGAACGATAGATTGcaatttaaattgaaatctagtgaactgagaaaaattttgaagaaactgtACCAGTAATTAGACCAGCCAGAATACAAACATGAACGTTTCCCCTGCACAGCGGAGCTTGGatcccgcaaaaaaaaaaacagattttaggattttctgaaaatcctCGGACACCCACTTCCTCTCATCGGAGGAAGATTTGGGCGAACTGTGGTGCAGCAGTTACATTCGAGAAAGAGTTCACccgaaattttaaaacataaCATATAGAGCGAAGTTAAATTAGGGAAGTTATGGAGAAATCGTCCGCATCTGCGACTACGAATTAGCCGACAGGATTTATGGATAATTGCATTCCGAGGATGTGTGCCATATAAATCCACAGCAAGCGAGGAATATGTCATACATCAAATGCATTCCTAATATAGACATCAAAAGTAGTTACTTAGTACACTAGCAGCTAACTTACTTATAGTTTATGCTGTCATGCCCAGAAAGTGCATCACTATGCGTATTACTAGTCTGTAAGTCTGTTAACAGACGaagtttttcttgtgaaaCTACTGATAGAGAAAAACAcgcaagtaaaaaaataacaagcaCTGATGTCGATGTGTGATTAACGTGATTacaatttctttaaattgaaaatgaaagaagagaaaacctgTGATTTGCAGGATCAAACTACTTCCACAATGCCTGGAGGCTGTGAAAAAGCAGGCTTCAAAACTGAAATCTGAATAACGCCGAAGATTTcactaaaaatttaatttatggaAGGAGATGCACGCGGACACGAATTCATAGAATTATCGGCATCAAAATCCTTATCCTTATAttaattcacattttttataACATTTCGAAAATAAGGGTTTTCAACAGGACGTTATACGGAATTATTACAAACCATCACATCGTGAATGTggacgaaaaagaaacataacaaCGGATGTAATCCGTGTTTTATAGTTCCCGATAGACATTGAATTTCAATGATCTATCGGTTATTCCGTGTTCAGCCATCcataaaaaaagttatttgtgAAAGAATCGAACAGAACGACAATGATTATTCTGCAAAGAATTATTATTGCAGACTTTCGTAGAatgttttgcaaagaaaagaaaaggactaTTCAGCAAAAGAATTTCgccgtagttttttttttgtttcatctctTCGCTAAAACTTTCAGGGATGTTGGATTCTTTCAGATATAGGATCCTCTTGAAAAGCATCCGCTGCTGGCGAcacaaagaataaaatgaaataaaataaataaaaaagctgCACCATCGTTGCAGAACTGGACGCCATTTGGCACACGAATTTCATCGGCGACTGAGTGCtacttagaaaagaaaaatatatttaccATTTAGTTTCATTTCCGCCATTTCACTGCTGGATCATTGGTCCCTTATCTCCCAAAGCAGAAATGTCAATCTATGACAGCCAGTGATTGCAGCACAATATCCGGAACGTATACATTACGTTCCTTATTGATGGTgcattcgcttttttttcgttttcttcctacCGACACAAGTAATGTCTAGATCTGGTGAAAAGCGTCGATGCTAGGATTCTTTTACACAAACCACAAAAGATTTCTGACAGCAAAGTAGTTTTGGAATAATCACTGGAGTGGAATGTGGAGAAATCCATAGGTTGCGGTTTCACAACTGCACAATTGCTGTTGTAGAGATAGTGTTATACTCTAATGTGCAAAATTTAAGGAAGAGAGTCCAAATGCAAGTAACGCAGTCGATGGAACTCGTACCACACATAGAAAGAACTGCTACAGTATGGCACAGAAGGTAACTGAAAGAAACGCGCAGTGAGATGAACAGAAGTGACACTTtaattcaaaaggaaaaattgcacTGAAGTCATCGCGACTTATGCTGGTCACCTGAAcattaaacgcatcaccccacgaatctgaggtggtacggatttcaggtggagtattcgtacagtGGATCgtagagttcgattggggcgcgccagccatgtgcacgcgcagcatcttcggaccgttttttacagcaataagaaaaaaaatggacggaatcaccctcctctccataatctacgacccagtataagaatattccacctgaaatccgtgccacctcagattcgtggggtgatgcctttaaaacataCGTAACATGGTTCTAAATAAGGTATGTGATCACCACGAACAGCAAAACATGCTCCGGAATGTGCTCCCATGCCACAGAGCCGGTAAGGAGTTCTTTTTGTAGAACGCTGATCTCTAAAGTCTTCACGCCAGCTTTCTCTGCACGACTGGGAGACCTCTGGCAATGGTGATATGctgataagaaaaaattcgtgCTGGATAGGAATTTCCATCAGCAGTCTTACTTTTCCTTAATATTAAAGAAAGGGTCGATCTAGTTCAGGTAAGGCTAAGGTTAGAGCTAAGGTAAGGTAAGGTAAGGGTTTGgccaaatgaagaaattttacaTCATAACAttacagttttttctctttttcttttgttgaggAGTGACGTCGCAAGGTATACTAAAAACTTGACAACCAAGTTTTAAAACTGAGACTAAAACGCACCAAAAAATCTATCTAACTAAAATTCACGACTTGTTCACAATTTAAACTATAAAAGAGTGAGGTAGGCAAGAGAGTGAGcagaaaacagaatttttaattattgacCATTCACAATGAAACCGTCAACGAAATCCAATGACTCAAATGTAGTTCTAGACATTGCGTCTGCTGTAGCGAACGTAAATAGGatatcattttgaaaatgaaattcgtACGAAGTGAATAATTTCATCATGTGACGTTGATTTTCAAACGAATGCTTTTGTGTGGCAATGTTGAGCAAATATGAGGACCTTCCAAAATCCATGCATAACAGATGTGTACacggaaaaatttaaaataacacCTTTTCAAAGCGAAATATGTATGAACGTTTGAAGCTTTTACTGCTGTAGTCACCCACCGGCGATTCATCCTTCTTACACCTTCAATATTCATCCATGTCATTAATAGAATGACATATATTTGTGTTATTCTCATTCCctcaatatatttttaaaaaattccaggGGGGACCTGAATTCCAATCAGGACATGTAGAAATTAACACTAAATGCTGCAGCATTGGTGGACTCTGTAGCTCCGGTAATTTTGCGCAATCACGATCATCTACCACTACTTTCACTTTTCCTACTGCGTCGCTGTTGCTGATCAGAAAAGTCGTCACGACCATTgcgaaatcacaaaaatttcatgTGCTCCCCGAAAAAGGGAACAAAGCAGCAACATTCGAAATAGAAATATACATTTATAGCATAATGTTTATATCCCCAAAGAGTCCGCCTGCTACTTGTTCCGCTGCCCCTGCCTGTACCAAatgcaatcaggcgttcgagtgtacttCTGGGCACATGCGACCTGCATCACTTGGACAGTTATATGTCAGAAGCTACCCAGACACTACAAAAAGGTGAGTGGTGTCCAGCTCACTGCCGAAGCCCAACCCAAATAGGCCAATTACGTATAGGGACCATGGTCCTTAACAACACTCCATTTTGTTGCGCTGAACTGCTGGATGTTGTTGACCCGAGGGTACTCGGCTCATTCGGTGCCAATAAGCAGGTGAGCCTGGTGTGAAACAGTGGATGGATTCTGTTTGAGCTCTTGATGTAGATCGAGAAAATTAGCCGGAGTTGTGTTCAGGGCCGATGCTTCTgggcgaagatgcgggcaaTCGCCTCAGGCGATAATGCCAAGCCGCCGAGTAAGTCAAGTAAGCGGTGCGATTCTGGATTTCTCCGAACCTATGCAATACGAACATGTTGATGGCGCAAAGCCAAATGTGAAGTGTAGAGGCCACCATTTGAGTTATTTCGGTAGATCAGAAAAAGCTGTTCAATCGTAATGTTTCGTAAAGAAGGACGTCTTCAAGAAGGAAGGAAGCggaggaaatttttcacaatCTTCAAAAATCTGTTCGTCAATAATAAAAGCAGACAGTGTCAAAGACACGCCCAACTTCTtgcaccaccaccaccttcCTCGTGAAGCACCACTTGTATGTTTTGTCTTCGAATGAAAAATATAGGAACtccaaaatttgagaaaatcaaattctaagacatatttgaatatttgaacaCGGAGGCTCGCGGTCCTgccagttttcaaaaattaatcttGCCCATTCCCACTGATTCTGACAGTTTCGATGGATTAATCCGTTCCGAACGTATTCTCACGTTAGCAGCGGTGTTACGCTAGGAACGGCTAACAATAGTACAAATCTATATACACCTCTTCCATGCTAGAATTATagacaaaaaaattccaccGAAAATTTTGATGGTAGAGGTCTCTCCAGAAGTAAGTCCTCAAATCCAAAGATTGGAGACTGCAACGGCACTCAGAGGCAGCAGTTCGCATGCGCTTACGTTATGTcactaaggaaaaaagattatttctGTGAACGGTCATTTAACCGAATAACCGAACAGCGTCGTAAAATAATCCACTGCTCAAGCTCGACAGCGACGGATGACgcttcaaattcttcaaatcGGAGTTGTGGTCGCTCATTTTCTGAAGTGATCCTTGTAAGTTGCAAACGTCTCGACCCACGTACTTGCCCTTGccgaaaaacatcaaaaacatcGAAACTAAACATCAAAAATCCCTCTGAACGCTGAATTTAAGGACACATGTAGCCACATGAACAGGAACACTTTATGTGCTTGAGATTTAGTTATGGAGCTTAAAGAAGTAATGAATTCAATAATGATGCACTAAGATGGATACACAGCAAGCACGAGGAATTCCACGATCCAGCAACAAGGgcccatttgttcctaatgtGCTAGTACTAGTCAGCTAATGCTTTCAATGTGAGCAACCCATTAACCATCCTAAATACTAAGCTTGCAGCTAGTCTTTTCAGCGGCGTTGCACCTAATAGGCATTGCAAAAAGTTGGAAGCTTTCTCTGAATAAGGGacgaaagagaaaggaaagaaggatgTTGAGGAATCAGGAACTTACTAAGAGGATTATGCACATTATGCTTAATCTTTCCACGAAATTGTTCTAGAGTAAAGATAATCTCTAGCGTATGAATTCGCTTGAAATACGTCAACGAGTACGACTAGAATTTGGAATCGTAAAAGTTTGCAAACGTgtgctggcctatacagtgaacTGCGGGGGCGAGCCGATGCATGAATTTAGTGTTTTTTAAATCCTCCTATACAAATCTGgcaccaatctatcgacctcGAAGGACAAAAGGTTCGGTTGGTTCTGGGACGGTTTCGAATCATCGACCAAGCAGTGTATCAGTCAAAATTCTTACACCCACCCCTAGCTGGAATGCAGGAACGTGTGTTTTCCACAGTTTAAGTTAATCTTTCAGAAgtaactcaaaaaaaattaaggacgATCCTGAGCTCTTGAGTATTTCAGAAAGATGTCAATGATGTACACTCACTTGTAATTTTAGAGCAGGAATGAACAACTGCATTGTGTATACAATATTTCTGGAgtaaacagcagaaaaaagcaCTTAGAAAACGACAAACAGGACGAAAATGAGTTTGTGGTGTTTAAGAATACCCTCAAGGCGCTTATAAAAACTAGAGAATCAAAAAGAAGTGGGAcacaatttttcaagtttcagTTAAGAAAGGAATATAGCAAATTTCACAACACATTCGCAAGAGAAGCTTCGTGTTGAGAGTCTGCAAGTTCTTaacacttccaaaaaaatctctctcATGTAAAGTATCGTAACTTCCACACTGGAGTCGCATCAGACGTGTAGGCTGCCTCTCCTTCATTATGCACAGTTGTTTACAGGCAATGTTGACGGTGGACGCTAAAACTCGCAACAAATGCCCGATTAATGGATATAACAATATACGGAAATTGTATTCTGCGTCCTATCCATCTTTACAATCTGCAGATCTTTTGCAGATTAGCTGAGACATAGTAATACAACAAGTGGCTGTTTATAAAAATCTGAGCAATAAAacaggaaaaacaacaaacatacATGTAAGTAATGCATACCAACTCAGtaccaaaaatttcaaacgaaTTCGCCCCTTCGCTTCCTTTTCTATGAAAAGAAACTGAGGACGGAttactattcttttttctgcaaagttTGAGAGAATCTACATATATTTGGATTAAGTGTAAATTGTCCTTACAACAATATTTCTACTGGTAACGTCAGGCGGACAAATTTGTCTGGCCGACAGCAGGTCACTCAAAAACTGCTGAATAATACAACATAATTCGAGAGCACTGCGTGTACTAAGTGAATACATATATACAAAgctaaaaaaggccagaaaaaatcatatttctAAATAGTACGTGTAGCTGTTCGGTCCTACTCGAGCAGGTTTTTATATGAAGAACGATTCAAAGGCGGTAGTTCCGAAAATGTGAGAGATTTCTCGAATTTGATGATGAAGTGCATGAATAAAGGGGAAATCGATTGTGTGTTCGGCTTCGACGCAACAATCCTATTTATTTCTGAACACAGTTACGTTACGAGATCAATAGCACGCGAATTGACAACATGAAAACAACAATGTACAACAAAAAGTAATGGAAAGCTCCCTGAACCAGATAGGAATCTCGGAGCTCGTGCGATTTGAAAGACTAAGGAACGGAAACACACCAGACACACGGTGCTCTATCATAATAAAACATTTGAATTCAGTGGCGAGCGTTCGTTGACGTCATTTCATGAATTGTAAAATAGtgtgaaatgaagaaatgtagCGCTCAATGTAGTGCTCACGATATCATTACAACCAAGAAGTAGTGACAACAGCAGTATACAGACAGACAAAATTTTACGAGGGTGTGCACAGTCGGCTCCACCGAGTACACTCAATGCAGCCCTCGACTGGGGCACAGCAGATGGAAGACACACCGCAGCAAGCAGAGGAAGAGCTGCTCTGGACACGTCGCGTCCACCCGGCTGAACATAGATGACGCGGATTCTGAACACATCCGTCACAAGTAGTCCTTCACCCGACCCAGTGCGCTCCAACGTTCCTTCTCGACGACTCGCGCGATCTCTCGTAGTTGTTCCTCAATGGTCGCTCGTGGTACCCGTAACCGCGTGTCGTAGTGCCATTCCACGTTCCCAGTTGGACACTCTTaaagaatcaaaaatgaatagcACAGTCAAACTAAGGCATATCACAACGATTGACGACGCTGGGATCTCTCCTGGACAGTATAGCTTCCAATGTGTAGATAGCGAGTATTTTTCTCGCTAAATCCTCCTCCCCCTTCCCCCCAATCGTACTGGAAACGGCTCGCGGACGTGGGACGTATACGAGGGTGGCGTGTTAGAATGTACCGGAGGATTTTTCTGCAccttttttcagaacgattagaGGGTGTTGAGTGTAGATACGCCTATAGGCGCAAACTTCACTTCCAACCCCATATTGTCCACGGGAGATCCTAATGTCGTCAGTTTCGCTAAGTGCAGTCCATAAaccgaaaacaagaaaaagttcaCGATTGAATCACTAAAAGAAACAATGCATACGTTTCAAATCCAGATCCTTTGTTAGAGGAGGATACCAAGTGAATCGCGAAGATATTCGTGACCTAGAACAAAAGCTTCAAACTTCACAAGTATATCTAACGAAATCTGAAAAGAAGAGTCAACTGCATCAAAACATAAAGGCAAAAATTATTTAGTGTTGATCAGTTCCTTTGAGGTGCATCAATACaacattcgacttcaattcagaatcatttcaGATCAAAAGACGAAAATCTACATAGTGACTTTGAGTGGGGTAGCCAAGTAGATGAAGACAGTGTCTTGATCCCAGAGCGGTGAAAGGTTTCGCTGGCCTGACGGCCCCAAACTATCGAGCAGCAGTAGCAGCAGAAcctcggatcaaaacgaactAAAGCTgggtgcagttgcgttagCGGCTTCGcccgaagcgacgcggtggagcgtagcgcttGGGATCGAGGGGCGATCCTCGATCCCAATTACGGTCCAACCTTGCTGCAAGCGCAGCGCTAACGAAACTCCACCGAATTTCAGATCGTTTTAGATCGTTATATCACTCTGCTACAACCGTTAACATTTCAGTAACACCCCAAAAACTGTGCCCCTTTGCTGAAAAAGGTCGTAGATCATTCGATCATCATCGATCTTACGCGGTCCTACTTTATATTGGTTTAAATGTAGCACATCACAACAAATTGTGTTCTTTTCTCGAAGCGATAGTGTTTGCAAGATACCCATAAGTGCAGAAAATCGGGTATTTTATCACGAAAGATTGTAAACAGAGAAAGAAGTATCGTTCTGGTTACCTCAGCCAAGAGAACAGCCCATCCGGGATCGTTGAACGGTCACTTTCTTTCATTCCGTGTAGCATGAAGTCCCGTTCTAAGCTCCACATGCTGTTGGTTATCCAAATGTCACGAACCCAACCAGTTCCCTGCAaggaaaacatgaaatatACGAAGCAAAAATGATTTAATGTATTAGCACTACGAGGATCTAACTGTGtacaaaaatttcgaaagaatACAGAAAGAAAGCTCGGAATTAGTTGCTGCATTGGaaataaagttattttttgtcACCTATTTGTTCTGTGAATCATTccctatattatatttattttatattttatattaggTTGGAGGGAGTGCATCGAGTGTAGCGTgggagtgtagcgcagtcggtaagaggttctgtgACTGACTCCATGATTGTTCGAATCCgttctagtgctcaccaagcttttcttctctcgataaattggtagaaacttgtctgggaggataaaaacactgacttgacacatcga
The Necator americanus strain Aroian chromosome I, whole genome shotgun sequence genome window above contains:
- a CDS encoding hypothetical protein (NECATOR_CHRI.G2724.T2), coding for MTSARRLRQAYLLETLAPESQREAHVCYSIWHQSTNFDDLFLYEACIRSILGSQRNFGKVRIVRKQLEVRFLHDRSEVRIRPSAHQAFHPSGVDQLGTGWVRDIWITNSMWSLERDFMLHGMKESDRSTIPDGLFSWLRSRISSRFTWYPPLTKDLDLKQCPTGNVEWHYDTRLRVPRATIEEQLREIARVVEKERWSALGRVKDYL
- a CDS encoding hypothetical protein (NECATOR_CHRI.G2723.T1); this translates as MSEATQTLQKGTMVLNNTPFCCAELLDVVDPRVLGSFGANKQGRCFWAKMRAIASGDNAKPPSKSSKRCDSGFLRTYAIRTC
- a CDS encoding hypothetical protein (NECATOR_CHRI.G2723.T2), with product MSEATQTLQKGTMVLNNTPFCCAELLDVVDPRVLGSFGANKQGRCFWAKMRAIASGDNAKPPSKSRCAQSAPPSTLNAALDWGTADGRHTAASRGRAALDTSRPPG
- a CDS encoding hypothetical protein (NECATOR_CHRI.G2724.T1), encoding MTSARRLRQAYLLETLAPESQREAHVCYSIWHQSTNFDDLFLYEACIRSILGSQRNFGKVRIVRKGTGWVRDIWITNSMWSLERDFMLHGMKESDRSTIPDGLFSWLRSRISSRFTWYPPLTKDLDLKQCPTGNVEWHYDTRLRVPRATIEEQLREIARVVEKERWSALGRVKDYL